Below is a window of Nitrospiria bacterium DNA.
AAGGAAAAGGGCAAAAATAAAAACGGTTTATAAGGGGGATATAAAACAGGTGATAAAAACGTATCGGCTAATTGTGATTTTTCTTGGTTTGACCCTAGGGTTGGTTTTTGTGGAAGGTTCTTTTTCTCCCCCTCCTGGAGCTGAGTACGGCGATATTACCATGAACCGGTATGCCGAAGAGGCGGGTGTTCCACCGGTCATTTTTCCTCATTGGTTCCACAGGATTCGATTTAAATGCAAGGTCTGTCATTCGGATATTTTTGAAATGCGGGGCGGGGCCAATGATGTTACCATGATCAAAATCATTAAAGGGCAATACTGTGGAAAATGCCATAATGGGAGGATCGCCTGGGCGCCCCTCTATTGTGATCGTTGCCACTCCGGAGAAAGTGAAGTGACTATTCCACCTGCACGTGGATTTGTCG
It encodes the following:
- a CDS encoding cytochrome c3 family protein, which produces MIKTYRLIVIFLGLTLGLVFVEGSFSPPPGAEYGDITMNRYAEEAGVPPVIFPHWFHRIRFKCKVCHSDIFEMRGGANDVTMIKIIKGQYCGKCHNGRIAWAPLYCDRCHSGESEVTIPPARGFVE